One genomic region from Bacteroidetes Order II. bacterium encodes:
- a CDS encoding DUF4339 domain-containing protein, with the protein MIDLTKQENIFIYHGGQQYGPMTYAQARQFMSKRPPTPSDLFWADGMKNWEPLPDSLLSQSALENLGGRSGLLLETVGATDMDQASNPNQTRALAQPPLQTTAETRKPESQTEQPTRLPHQKKEEPTLKPVRTGLGGFFIPVALVSLVFLGIAVYAFTTFLGAFLATLSSTALSEAPDTQNVRLLALFASFGSFAAVFWTIMLNVYLFRKKQVFPSMFRATIGVLALFGSLVFGFMVAEKLGLSNVLKGQVPTVNQWMPSTLTLWGQVYDSSLFILTASLALLLILMYLVIYISRSKRVRHTFIR; encoded by the coding sequence ATGATAGACCTTACCAAACAGGAAAACATTTTCATCTACCATGGCGGCCAGCAATACGGCCCCATGACGTATGCACAAGCCCGCCAGTTTATGTCTAAGCGCCCGCCAACACCATCAGATCTCTTCTGGGCGGATGGTATGAAAAACTGGGAACCCTTGCCAGACTCCTTGCTTTCGCAGTCGGCACTCGAAAATTTAGGGGGCCGAAGTGGATTGCTTTTGGAAACCGTTGGCGCCACTGACATGGACCAAGCCTCTAACCCAAACCAGACCCGCGCCCTTGCACAACCTCCCTTACAAACAACTGCCGAAACCCGCAAGCCAGAATCCCAAACGGAACAACCCACCCGCTTGCCCCATCAAAAAAAAGAAGAACCCACCTTAAAACCAGTTCGGACAGGACTGGGTGGCTTTTTTATCCCTGTAGCCTTGGTCTCATTGGTTTTTCTGGGTATTGCGGTTTATGCATTCACAACTTTTCTTGGCGCATTTTTGGCAACCCTGTCTTCTACTGCCTTAAGTGAAGCCCCAGACACCCAAAATGTCCGCCTACTGGCACTATTTGCCTCGTTTGGTAGTTTTGCAGCGGTTTTCTGGACGATTATGCTTAACGTGTATCTTTTCCGAAAAAAACAAGTCTTTCCCTCTATGTTCAGGGCCACCATCGGTGTATTGGCGCTGTTTGGTAGCCTTGTTTTTGGTTTTATGGTTGCCGAGAAATTAGGTCTCTCCAATGTATTAAAAGGACAAGTACCAACGGTTAATCAATGGATGCCTTCTACCCTTACCCTTTGGGGCCAAGTTTACGATTCCTCGTTGTTCATCTTAACGGCTTCCTTGGCTCTTTTGCTTATTTTAATGTATTTGGTTATTTATATAAGTCGTTCTAAACGGGTTAGACATACTTTTATTCGATGA
- a CDS encoding beta-lactamase family protein — MNDKFIFIALTITLLMTGYNHYIININSKTNKDPRDDYSAKIDSLIETKNPRNFNGIVLITQKGKIKYVKAIGYSDFDKKTPLTLKDNFRIQSNSKQITAVLVLKEAEKGNLSLEKPIGAYLPNLNQTWADTVTV, encoded by the coding sequence ATGAATGATAAATTCATTTTCATAGCCTTGACCATCACTCTATTAATGACAGGATATAACCACTATATCATTAATATAAATAGCAAGACCAATAAAGACCCAAGGGATGACTATTCAGCCAAGATTGATAGTTTAATAGAAACAAAAAATCCAAGAAATTTTAATGGTATTGTTTTGATAACCCAAAAAGGTAAGATAAAATATGTAAAAGCCATCGGCTATTCAGACTTTGATAAAAAAACACCTCTGACATTAAAAGATAACTTTAGGATTCAATCGAATAGCAAGCAAATAACAGCTGTTTTAGTCCTAAAAGAAGCTGAAAAAGGAAACCTAAGTTTGGAAAAGCCAATTGGGGCCTATTTACCAAACTTAAACCAAACATGGGCGGATACGGTAACCGTATGA
- a CDS encoding beta-lactamase family protein: MSAGIVSLDKPLAFKPGTGFHYSNPAYGLLGNVIEKVTGKTFVEVANNLFKELGMNNTYCYEMNKPNIGLVNGYWVTKNSIELVNFKSMNFTDKSWQISFLPEVLSLMHLI; the protein is encoded by the coding sequence ATGTCTGCTGGTATCGTAAGCCTCGACAAACCATTGGCTTTTAAACCGGGAACGGGCTTCCACTATAGTAACCCAGCTTATGGGTTATTAGGGAACGTGATTGAAAAAGTCACGGGTAAAACATTTGTAGAGGTTGCCAATAACCTTTTTAAAGAGCTTGGAATGAATAATACATATTGCTATGAAATGAATAAACCGAATATTGGTCTTGTTAATGGATATTGGGTGACAAAAAATTCCATTGAATTGGTCAACTTTAAAAGTATGAATTTTACGGATAAAAGTTGGCAAATTTCATTCCTTCCGGAGGTATTATCTCTAATGCACTTGATTTAA
- a CDS encoding serine hydrolase, translated as MANFIPSGGIISNALDLNTWDSKLHNGKILQPKSYEAMTNSNIIDSDFTFSEEKSNYGYGININEAQPLKYIGHAGRGIGFVSLKFYVPTKKLCVIILENIYERDTNIVYHFQKKLDKL; from the coding sequence TTGGCAAATTTCATTCCTTCCGGAGGTATTATCTCTAATGCACTTGATTTAAATACTTGGGATTCAAAACTTCACAATGGAAAAATCTTACAACCGAAATCCTATGAAGCAATGACAAATTCAAACATTATAGATTCCGATTTTACTTTTAGTGAAGAAAAATCAAATTATGGCTATGGAATTAATATTAATGAAGCCCAACCGCTTAAATATATTGGCCATGCAGGAAGAGGAATAGGATTTGTAAGTCTTAAATTTTATGTACCAACTAAGAAATTATGTGTAATTATTTTGGAAAATATTTATGAACGAGATACCAATATCGTATATCATTTTCAAAAAAAATTAGACAAATTGTAA
- a CDS encoding zinc ribbon domain-containing protein yields the protein MTNLNFCPNCGTKLVSGDVFCPSCGLRLELKPEPLQNPATWTSGDPTRPVTPIPDVWIGSLPEKSASPIPPTQPLPEEPLIEPMSSLDATPMLVRNANPPKPSIIPKFLMLGIVVVVFLGGWYWWYNKTSVEKPQLPLNSDQKPQLAPAPEASKGFQLADFDGVWRAYWANSSQQQDIRIGNPDDDLFIEVRGSELKIYPRSNTSGGADLETTCSSLVGHEITCETWEKTSPDTKYRLKLVLSDDKTDLQITELPDMPTEPVILKCKRVSVADGPPDERLVDPSAYEVPDAPVPIDQSYFPPVRNPLSEKQAIDRVRLIPEVKEWLGLLQSKGAKAFIEVNHMDKGKYIIRCYEVITNENIGHTATQGWYSVDKTTGFVDFYLP from the coding sequence ATGACGAATCTTAACTTTTGCCCAAATTGTGGCACTAAATTGGTGTCGGGCGATGTGTTTTGCCCCTCTTGTGGGTTACGATTGGAGCTAAAGCCCGAGCCATTACAGAACCCTGCTACTTGGACTTCGGGCGATCCAACCCGCCCCGTAACCCCTATTCCTGATGTTTGGATAGGCTCTTTACCAGAAAAATCCGCTTCTCCGATTCCACCCACCCAACCCCTTCCAGAGGAGCCACTCATTGAACCAATGTCCTCTTTGGATGCCACACCTATGTTGGTGAGGAATGCAAACCCACCCAAGCCCTCTATCATTCCCAAATTTTTGATGTTGGGCATAGTGGTGGTGGTCTTTTTAGGAGGCTGGTACTGGTGGTATAACAAAACATCGGTAGAAAAACCACAACTTCCACTTAATTCGGATCAAAAACCACAACTTGCGCCCGCACCAGAGGCATCCAAAGGTTTTCAACTGGCCGATTTTGACGGGGTTTGGCGGGCTTACTGGGCCAATAGTTCGCAACAGCAGGACATTCGCATCGGAAATCCAGACGACGATCTGTTTATTGAGGTGCGCGGTTCAGAACTTAAGATATATCCACGATCCAATACATCCGGAGGCGCAGACCTCGAAACGACTTGTTCTTCTCTCGTTGGCCATGAAATAACGTGTGAGACATGGGAAAAAACGTCTCCAGACACCAAATACCGCCTGAAGTTGGTGCTGAGTGATGACAAAACCGATCTACAAATTACCGAACTCCCAGATATGCCCACCGAACCTGTTATCCTGAAATGTAAACGTGTATCTGTAGCAGATGGTCCGCCCGACGAACGTTTGGTAGATCCATCGGCGTATGAAGTGCCCGATGCCCCCGTTCCGATAGACCAGTCCTACTTCCCGCCTGTTCGTAACCCTCTGTCCGAAAAACAAGCCATAGACCGTGTTCGCCTAATTCCAGAAGTTAAAGAATGGTTAGGTTTATTACAATCTAAGGGTGCAAAAGCATTTATTGAGGTCAATCATATGGACAAGGGGAAGTATATTATCCGGTGTTACGAGGTGATCACCAACGAAAATATCGGACATACTGCAACGCAGGGATGGTATAGCGTAGATAAAACAACAGGTTTTGTAGATTTTTATCTGCCATAA
- a CDS encoding zinc ribbon domain-containing protein, protein METNNILTIEGTPSRLQEGQLNRAALQALRRIPHLVVSPLSPLAHLQATSERDDPAALLRSWEQDHDIWTWATPALLNPHQAVTLLMGDTDTSILGQYLWEDPFGLLPGIRVGVEPADITVEGPVSSEMVLMGLLETLQLSGLPETDPLRIRLSKKEFWGVLTLLDAYRMALLKNRLLRKGGFPKGVPLALLREAWVLGCSQRDLGWAVTMYATLLPDEVPVQFEDTLPDVLHSLETAGLLTQLLPDEESDSDPIFIFDEALETFFQTLVPSALLFGLVVQTIPQPEKVVYSVLGGWRSSSGIWLADFADFATGYVELLLVGPHFVATALEALLTEAKTTDYAPYISDTRYHPDFLARALLDTRKPQPMQANPVVTIPAPLGQGKVDVRISDQSPIGTCSHCGYPLLPDAHFCARCGTPTHAKEAVVPVCTACGTPLREGVNFCTKCGLAVH, encoded by the coding sequence ATGGAAACAAATAACATCCTTACGATAGAAGGCACTCCTTCTCGCCTTCAGGAAGGCCAGTTAAACCGAGCAGCTCTTCAGGCGCTCCGACGCATACCCCACTTGGTGGTAAGCCCGCTCTCGCCATTGGCGCATCTTCAGGCTACTTCCGAAAGAGACGATCCAGCAGCGCTTTTGCGTAGCTGGGAACAAGATCACGACATTTGGACTTGGGCTACGCCTGCGCTCCTAAATCCACATCAGGCCGTCACCCTACTTATGGGGGATACTGATACGTCTATTTTGGGACAATACCTCTGGGAAGACCCATTTGGGCTGTTGCCGGGGATTCGGGTGGGGGTGGAACCAGCGGATATAACAGTAGAAGGCCCCGTTTCATCGGAAATGGTGCTAATGGGTTTATTGGAAACGTTGCAACTTTCTGGCTTGCCCGAGACCGATCCGTTGCGCATTCGGCTGTCTAAAAAAGAATTCTGGGGTGTTCTAACGCTCTTGGATGCTTATCGAATGGCGCTCTTGAAGAATCGTTTATTGCGAAAAGGTGGCTTCCCGAAAGGCGTTCCTTTAGCCTTATTACGTGAAGCATGGGTTTTGGGATGTTCGCAGCGAGACCTCGGCTGGGCGGTTACGATGTATGCCACCCTCTTGCCTGATGAGGTTCCGGTGCAGTTCGAGGACACACTTCCCGATGTCTTGCATAGCTTGGAAACTGCAGGATTGCTTACCCAACTGCTACCCGATGAAGAATCCGACTCGGATCCGATCTTTATTTTCGACGAGGCATTGGAGACATTTTTCCAAACCTTGGTTCCTTCTGCGTTATTGTTCGGATTGGTTGTACAAACCATTCCTCAACCCGAAAAGGTGGTGTATAGCGTCTTGGGTGGTTGGCGGAGCAGCTCCGGAATTTGGTTGGCAGATTTTGCGGACTTTGCAACGGGTTATGTAGAACTCCTTTTAGTTGGCCCCCATTTTGTAGCGACGGCCTTAGAAGCCTTATTAACCGAAGCGAAGACGACCGACTACGCACCCTATATTTCCGATACCCGCTATCATCCCGACTTTCTTGCTCGTGCATTGTTGGATACCCGAAAACCCCAACCTATGCAGGCCAATCCTGTTGTTACCATTCCGGCTCCATTAGGCCAAGGCAAGGTGGATGTGCGTATTTCGGATCAGTCGCCGATTGGGACATGTTCACATTGTGGGTATCCATTGCTGCCCGATGCTCATTTTTGTGCCCGTTGCGGAACACCTACACATGCCAAGGAAGCAGTTGTACCTGTTTGTACAGCCTGCGGAACACCCCTGCGCGAAGGGGTAAACTTTTGTACAAAGTGCGGTCTTGCTGTTCACTAA
- a CDS encoding bifunctional methionine sulfoxide reductase B/A protein, translating into MNWFLFRSSSWFLATCLLFAACTHPVGTPTEEVSLRVAPATWVVHDTTWTETIRRTDAEWKSLLSADQYRITREHGTEPPFSHPYNKVHEKGIFYCADCENPLFTSETKFDSGTGWPSFWKPYHRKSVKLTKDHSLGMVREEVSCARCGAHLGHVFDDGPAPTGLRYCMNGLSLKFQKEILTSKLEKAVFAQGCFWCVEEIFESLKGVKDVVSGYAGGTEPNPTYEQVGSGNTTHAEAVEVTYDPSVISYSQLLNVFFHAGDPTQVNGQGPDRGTQYRSILFYKNVAQKSQIESYMQQLTASGKFKKPLSVQLLPEMPFYKAESYHQDYVRQHPENPYVVNVSIPRYRNAIRHFPELLKTSSVN; encoded by the coding sequence ATGAATTGGTTTTTATTCCGCTCTTCATCTTGGTTTTTGGCGACATGCCTTCTTTTCGCTGCTTGCACTCATCCAGTGGGTACGCCTACAGAAGAAGTGAGTCTTCGTGTTGCACCAGCAACTTGGGTTGTGCATGATACCACTTGGACAGAAACCATCCGACGTACTGATGCTGAGTGGAAATCGCTTCTTTCGGCGGATCAGTACCGAATCACACGCGAACATGGTACCGAACCTCCTTTTTCCCATCCATATAATAAGGTGCATGAAAAAGGAATTTTTTATTGTGCAGATTGCGAAAATCCATTATTTACTTCCGAAACCAAATTTGATTCTGGAACGGGTTGGCCCAGTTTTTGGAAGCCGTATCACCGCAAAAGTGTAAAATTGACAAAGGACCATTCGCTTGGCATGGTTCGGGAAGAGGTCTCGTGTGCCCGATGCGGTGCCCATCTTGGTCATGTGTTTGATGATGGCCCCGCTCCCACAGGCTTACGTTATTGCATGAATGGCTTATCTTTGAAATTTCAAAAGGAAATACTTACCAGTAAATTAGAAAAAGCCGTTTTTGCACAAGGTTGTTTCTGGTGTGTGGAAGAGATTTTTGAGAGCCTAAAAGGGGTAAAAGATGTTGTTTCCGGTTATGCAGGCGGAACAGAGCCGAACCCAACCTATGAACAAGTTGGCAGTGGTAATACCACACACGCCGAAGCTGTGGAAGTAACCTATGACCCATCCGTCATCTCCTATTCCCAATTGCTAAACGTGTTTTTTCATGCGGGCGATCCTACACAAGTAAACGGGCAAGGGCCAGATAGAGGCACACAATATCGTTCTATCCTTTTTTATAAAAATGTTGCCCAAAAAAGTCAGATAGAAAGTTATATGCAACAACTTACGGCTTCCGGAAAGTTTAAGAAGCCTTTGTCGGTTCAGTTATTGCCCGAAATGCCTTTCTATAAAGCAGAATCGTACCATCAAGACTATGTTCGGCAACATCCCGAAAATCCGTATGTGGTCAATGTTTCGATTCCTAGATACCGGAATGCGATCCGGCATTTCCCGGAGTTGCTTAAGACTTCATCTGTCAATTAA
- the ccoN gene encoding cytochrome-c oxidase, cbb3-type subunit I: MQAHETPNESVTVAEGSASEQYTGRTVSFSYDDQIVRYFLWATAIWGVVGMLVGVIIALQMPLYQANLGPYLTFGRLRPLHTNAVIFAFAGNGIFAAIYYSTQRLCKTRMFSDMLSKIQFWGWQLIIVSAAITLPLGLTTSKEYAELEWPIDIAITVVWVIFAINFFGTLAIRREKHMYVALWFYIATIITVAVLHLGNSMALPVGIFKSYSLYAGVQDALIQWWYGHNAVAFFLTTPFLGLMYYFMPKAAERPVFSYRLSIIHFWTLVFIYIWAGPHHLNYTAVPEWAATLGMTFSVMLWMPSWGGMINGLFTLRGAWHKLRDSVVLKMYVLGITFYGMSTFEGPMLSVKSVNALAHYTDWIIGHVHAGALGWNGFMIFGMIYWLLPRLWKTEIWSQKLATTHFWIGTIGMLLYVFAMYASGVTQGLMWRAFDETGRLMYPDFMETVVQIVPMYWARFIGGTLYLTGAILMLVNMFMTVRSAPKELPDTEVTLAVAS, from the coding sequence ATGCAAGCACACGAAACGCCAAACGAATCTGTTACCGTAGCTGAAGGCAGCGCGAGTGAACAGTACACTGGGCGTACAGTCTCGTTTTCTTACGATGACCAAATAGTACGCTATTTCCTATGGGCAACTGCCATCTGGGGAGTTGTAGGGATGTTGGTTGGGGTCATCATTGCCCTTCAAATGCCCTTATACCAAGCCAACTTAGGTCCTTACCTCACCTTCGGACGCCTAAGACCGCTGCATACCAACGCAGTGATTTTTGCTTTTGCAGGAAATGGTATTTTTGCGGCCATTTATTATTCCACACAGCGGCTATGTAAAACCAGAATGTTTAGCGACATGCTGAGCAAAATCCAATTTTGGGGCTGGCAATTGATCATTGTTTCGGCAGCGATCACCCTACCTCTTGGACTCACCACCAGCAAAGAATATGCTGAATTGGAATGGCCGATTGACATCGCCATCACCGTGGTCTGGGTTATTTTTGCGATTAACTTTTTTGGTACGTTAGCCATTCGTCGCGAAAAACACATGTATGTGGCCTTGTGGTTCTACATTGCGACCATCATCACTGTTGCCGTTCTTCACTTGGGCAATAGCATGGCACTTCCCGTGGGTATCTTTAAGAGCTACTCCCTATATGCAGGTGTTCAAGACGCACTGATTCAATGGTGGTATGGGCACAATGCAGTGGCTTTCTTCTTAACCACCCCCTTCTTGGGCTTGATGTATTATTTCATGCCCAAAGCCGCTGAGCGCCCCGTTTTTTCTTATCGTCTTTCCATCATCCACTTTTGGACATTGGTTTTCATCTACATCTGGGCTGGCCCACACCACTTGAACTATACCGCTGTTCCTGAGTGGGCCGCAACCTTGGGGATGACGTTCTCCGTGATGCTATGGATGCCAAGTTGGGGTGGGATGATTAATGGTCTCTTTACCCTTCGTGGTGCTTGGCATAAACTACGCGATAGTGTTGTCCTCAAAATGTATGTTTTAGGGATTACCTTCTACGGCATGTCCACCTTTGAAGGTCCCATGCTCTCGGTAAAATCGGTTAATGCACTTGCACACTATACGGACTGGATTATCGGTCACGTACATGCTGGCGCCTTAGGCTGGAATGGATTTATGATTTTCGGGATGATCTATTGGCTGTTGCCTCGGTTGTGGAAAACCGAAATTTGGAGCCAAAAATTGGCCACCACCCACTTCTGGATTGGTACGATTGGTATGTTGCTCTATGTTTTCGCCATGTATGCATCGGGCGTTACCCAAGGTTTGATGTGGCGTGCTTTCGACGAGACAGGACGATTGATGTATCCAGACTTTATGGAGACGGTTGTACAGATTGTACCGATGTATTGGGCACGCTTCATTGGTGGCACCCTCTATCTGACAGGAGCCATTCTGATGCTGGTCAATATGTTTATGACTGTTCGCAGCGCACCCAAAGAATTACCAGACACCGAAGTAACCCTTGCGGTAGCTTCTTAA
- the ccoO gene encoding cytochrome-c oxidase, cbb3-type subunit II: protein MSTHKETFHRKIEGAWILFSVLTLLSILVGTVIEIAPMFLVKSNIPTISTVKPLTPLELAGRDIYQREGCVNCHSQMVRPFRDELERYGEYGKPGESVYDHPFLWGSKRTGPDLSRVGGKYPNLWHVRHMENPRSTSPRSLMPNYYWLLEYDLDLSSLSAHLSGLRTLGVPYSDREVSNAVSLAKEQAKVIADDVAANGGPKGLASKEIVAVVAYLQRLGKDLKAAPTASASGSTTNGGS from the coding sequence ATGAGTACGCACAAAGAAACGTTTCACCGTAAGATAGAAGGTGCTTGGATCCTTTTCTCTGTACTCACCCTGCTTTCCATTTTGGTAGGTACGGTGATCGAAATTGCACCTATGTTTCTGGTGAAAAGCAATATTCCCACCATCAGCACCGTAAAACCTTTAACACCGCTCGAATTAGCAGGCCGTGATATTTATCAACGAGAAGGTTGCGTAAACTGCCATTCGCAAATGGTTCGTCCGTTCCGTGACGAGTTAGAACGCTACGGAGAATACGGAAAGCCGGGCGAATCTGTATATGACCATCCGTTCCTTTGGGGATCCAAACGGACAGGCCCAGACTTATCGCGTGTAGGTGGGAAGTACCCAAACCTGTGGCATGTCCGCCACATGGAAAACCCCCGCTCAACGAGTCCGCGATCGCTGATGCCAAACTATTACTGGTTGTTGGAATACGACTTAGACCTTTCCAGTCTCTCCGCGCATCTTTCGGGGCTTCGTACCCTTGGTGTTCCCTATTCGGACCGCGAAGTTAGCAATGCCGTTTCATTGGCAAAAGAACAAGCGAAAGTCATTGCAGATGATGTAGCCGCAAATGGAGGCCCCAAAGGCTTGGCAAGCAAGGAAATTGTTGCAGTAGTGGCCTATTTACAACGCCTTGGAAAAGACCTAAAAGCAGCGCCGACCGCCAGTGCCTCCGGATCCACAACCAATGGAGGGTCATAA
- a CDS encoding c-type cytochrome, which produces MSTPNTDKPKKNVDVVIHTYDGIQEYDNMMPGWWALIFVITIFWSAIYVIIYYDRDTYQEDLTAGLEEVNALRAKADQSGFGKDVTEEKLKGFTDDKAQAAKGKTVYTTNCVACHGANGEGGIGANLTDEYWLHGGDRVAVFNTITKGFVEKGMPGWEASISSTDRAALVAYVYSLAGTNPPNAKAPQGEKFVAPAADAPVAPAKQ; this is translated from the coding sequence ATGAGTACGCCAAATACCGATAAACCCAAAAAAAATGTGGACGTTGTCATCCACACCTATGATGGCATTCAGGAGTATGACAACATGATGCCCGGATGGTGGGCACTTATTTTTGTCATTACCATTTTTTGGTCTGCCATTTATGTGATTATTTATTATGATCGCGACACCTATCAAGAAGACCTGACTGCCGGGCTTGAAGAAGTAAATGCACTACGTGCAAAAGCGGATCAGTCTGGCTTTGGTAAAGACGTTACAGAAGAAAAACTAAAAGGCTTTACGGATGACAAAGCCCAAGCTGCTAAAGGAAAAACCGTTTATACGACCAATTGTGTGGCCTGTCACGGCGCCAACGGCGAAGGTGGAATTGGTGCAAACCTAACAGACGAATATTGGCTGCATGGCGGCGACCGCGTGGCAGTTTTTAATACCATCACAAAAGGCTTTGTCGAAAAAGGAATGCCCGGATGGGAAGCCTCGATCTCAAGCACCGATCGTGCGGCTTTGGTTGCCTATGTGTATAGCTTGGCCGGAACCAACCCGCCCAATGCAAAAGCACCACAAGGTGAAAAATTTGTAGCGCCCGCCGCAGATGCCCCTGTAGCACCTGCAAAACAATAA
- the ccoG gene encoding cytochrome c oxidase accessory protein CcoG has protein sequence MSKFLIENIEILDAPEAASSTMTKEGKRKWMYPIKASGRFYNARLVVGWLLIVFFVSLPIIKINGQPAVLIDFIHRKFALFGLMFYPTDTFLLLLFMVGSILSVIIGTAFLGRVWCGWGCPQTVYLEFVYRPIERFLEGPEHVRRRRDNSPMTFDTFWRKAVKFVLYLLISFALANVFVSYFVGWDRLAEWMQGSPFDNIGFFILMAGTTALMLFDFGYFREQMCAVTCPYARMQSVLLDKDSMIVSYDPGRGEPRARRGKKALQQEAEGLIEAKGDCIDCAACVRTCPTGIDIRDGLQLECIACTQCIDACDQIMDSIGKPRGLVRYTSEHEIEGTPTKIIRPRTIIYSTLILAIFVALFSLLAMRKPIDVNVGRDVGAPFIQMTPQEVANRIRFRVHNQGSENLTFTIKALSPANAKIIVVGAPVTALAAGEMKRVDTFVTVPNATFTGKDQVPVKFEVTFSNGYKNVSDFTLLGPSVQK, from the coding sequence ATGTCTAAGTTCTTAATAGAAAACATTGAAATACTCGACGCACCAGAGGCAGCCAGCAGTACCATGACGAAAGAGGGTAAACGCAAATGGATGTACCCGATCAAAGCCTCTGGAAGGTTCTACAATGCTCGTTTGGTGGTAGGTTGGTTGTTGATTGTATTTTTTGTATCGTTACCAATAATCAAAATCAATGGTCAACCCGCTGTTTTGATTGACTTTATCCACCGGAAATTTGCTTTATTTGGCCTGATGTTTTATCCGACCGATACCTTCCTGCTCTTGCTCTTTATGGTTGGAAGCATCTTGTCGGTGATCATAGGAACGGCCTTTCTGGGTAGGGTTTGGTGTGGATGGGGATGCCCACAAACGGTATATTTGGAATTTGTTTACCGCCCAATAGAGCGCTTTCTGGAAGGGCCAGAGCATGTTCGGCGGCGGCGCGACAATAGCCCCATGACGTTTGATACCTTTTGGCGAAAAGCCGTCAAGTTTGTACTCTATCTCTTGATAAGTTTTGCCTTGGCAAACGTTTTTGTTTCCTACTTTGTCGGTTGGGATCGCTTAGCAGAATGGATGCAAGGTTCACCCTTTGATAACATTGGCTTTTTCATCCTGATGGCTGGCACGACTGCCCTGATGCTGTTTGACTTTGGGTATTTCCGTGAACAAATGTGCGCCGTCACATGTCCATACGCCCGGATGCAATCTGTACTCTTAGACAAAGATTCAATGATTGTGTCCTATGACCCTGGACGCGGAGAGCCACGCGCCAGACGCGGGAAAAAGGCCCTACAGCAAGAAGCCGAAGGGCTTATTGAGGCCAAAGGCGATTGCATTGACTGCGCAGCTTGTGTCCGTACATGCCCAACAGGGATTGACATTCGGGATGGACTGCAATTGGAATGTATTGCTTGTACCCAATGTATTGATGCCTGCGACCAGATCATGGACAGCATCGGAAAGCCACGGGGACTTGTCCGCTACACTTCGGAACACGAAATTGAAGGCACACCTACCAAGATTATTCGTCCAAGAACCATCATCTATTCCACCTTGATTCTTGCGATTTTCGTGGCCCTGTTTTCCTTATTGGCGATGCGTAAACCGATTGATGTAAATGTCGGACGCGATGTTGGCGCCCCTTTCATTCAAATGACCCCACAAGAAGTGGCGAACCGGATTCGGTTCCGCGTACACAACCAAGGTAGCGAAAATCTGACTTTCACAATCAAAGCCCTGTCTCCTGCAAATGCAAAAATTATTGTTGTAGGTGCACCTGTAACAGCACTCGCAGCAGGTGAAATGAAGCGGGTGGATACCTTTGTTACGGTTCCAAATGCCACCTTCACTGGAAAAGATCAGGTTCCGGTAAAATTCGAGGTCACCTTCTCGAATGGATATAAGAACGTGTCTGACTTTACCTTGCTTGGACCGTCTGTGCAAAAATAA
- a CDS encoding FixH family protein, whose product MPAPNEKGYYRWPIFIIALLAITMIGSISVLFIANYDGGAKVVDNYYKKALDFDKSSALIHESEKLGWQVTLLPIQNTAAQVSTLVFMITDRDGNPLQNLSGKLKAERVGTTIKAETSLITDLQPGKMSSKLKLMPKGLWDFTLLLSNGQQEFKQVIRQEIL is encoded by the coding sequence ATGCCTGCTCCAAACGAAAAAGGCTATTATCGCTGGCCTATATTTATCATTGCCCTCTTGGCTATTACCATGATTGGGAGCATCAGTGTGTTGTTCATCGCCAATTATGACGGTGGGGCGAAAGTGGTGGACAATTATTATAAAAAAGCCCTCGATTTTGACAAATCCTCCGCCCTAATACATGAGAGTGAAAAATTAGGCTGGCAGGTAACATTGCTTCCCATACAAAATACCGCAGCACAGGTCTCCACATTGGTCTTCATGATTACCGACCGAGACGGAAATCCGTTGCAAAATCTCTCTGGAAAACTTAAAGCCGAACGTGTTGGTACCACCATCAAAGCCGAGACGTCCCTAATCACCGATCTCCAGCCCGGAAAAATGAGTAGTAAGCTAAAACTTATGCCGAAAGGACTTTGGGATTTTACCCTCTTGCTCTCCAATGGGCAACAAGAATTTAAACAAGTCATCCGTCAGGAGATTCTATGA